In one window of Hevea brasiliensis isolate MT/VB/25A 57/8 chromosome 10, ASM3005281v1, whole genome shotgun sequence DNA:
- the LOC131169486 gene encoding protein SIEVE ELEMENT OCCLUSION B-like encodes MPWYCVRHPSIIRPGVIRYFREFWNFTKQTILVPLYPNGQVQPIYTLDFVWARGILPVIGLHPDGNWKFLCEDHGLSLDLLIHDLYTVDLMMPSPIISLYGGEDIKWIEEFTTAINRIKDVTKLSMDLVYVSQSKAINQTNKAIFDFITGRKLGVYWNVEETYSWRFWARLESIFLFGIAKGHLS; translated from the exons ATGCCTTGGTACTGCGTGCGACATCCTTCAATCATCAGACCAGGGGTGATTAGATACTTCAGGGAGTTCTGGAATTTCACAAAGCAAACGATCCTGGTGCCACTGTATCCAAATGGACAAGTACAACCCATTTATACCCTTGACTTCGTTTGGGCAAGGGGCATTTTGCCCGTCATTGGCCTGCACCCAGATGGAAACTGGAAATTTCTATGCGAGGACCATGGCTTGAGCCTAGATCTACTTATACATGACCTTTATACAGTCGATTTG ATGATGCCATCCCCAATTATAAGCCTTTACGGAGGAGAAGACATCAAATGGATTGAGGAGTTTACCACTGCAATAAATCGGATTAAAGATGTCACTAAGCTGAGCATGGATTTGGTTTATGTTAGCCAGAGCAAGGCCATCAATCAGACCAACAAAGCCATTTTCGATTTCATTACTGGAAGGAAGCTTGGTGTCTACTGGAATGTTGAGGAAACGTACAGTTGGCGATTTTGGGCCCGATTGGAAAGCATCTTTCTCTTCGGGATTGCGAAAGGGCATCTATCCTAA